GCACGGCTGGATCGACCTTCTCGTGGACGAGCCTGCCGGTGAGGAGGCTGTAGATCACATTAAGCTGCATTGCCCAGTAGTTAAGAGATTTCCATTAGGCTCAACCAGACCAGAAAGCGTCAGCCAAGTTAACCAGCATGATGACTCAGTACAGATAAATCATGAAAGAATGTCAATATAAGCACCGCAATGGTCTACAGTATGTGATTGCTGAACATAATTGGTCAGAAAGCAACACAGTTGGGTCAGTAAATTTCTTTTTCCCATAATCTGAACAGATGCTGCATAAGCCATCACTCTACCTTTCTGAAGATAAGCGGCGCGCCTGTGCTTCTCTGAACACAGAGGGGATTAGTGCAATTATACAGCGACGAAGTAGTTGTAGACCAATTAAGGAGAGAATTCGAAGTTCTAGGGGATAGTGATTTCTGAGATAATGTGTGGTTTTCAGACCTGCAGGCAAACAGAGCATCTAGAGACGTGACCGACGGCATTCTGGTTGTACTCCTCGGTGATCCTGATCTCGGGCAGCTTGTCGATGCACGCACTCGGCATGCCGTTGGTTCCCTCGATGTCGAAAAGATCAGGGGCCTCCCTGAACTGCGATGAGTCCACTGCGTTCATCTGTATGGCCAGAGAAACATGCATGATATTGTCAGATAAGTGCAACAGCATGTAGTCACTGATTTCAATTCAGACAGCAGCTTTGGATCAAACCATGCATGTGATGTATGATGCAGAATTGCAGATGATCAACTAACCTGGCTCCAGACCACCCGGTGCACGGCTGGATCGACCTTCTCGCGGACGAGCCTGCCGGTGAGGAGGCTGTAGATCACATTAAGCTGCATTGCCCAGTAGTTAAGAGATTTGCATTAGGCTCAAACAGACCAGAAAGCTTCAGCCAAGTTAACCAAGGTTATGAAGCATCAGAAGGTATGTTCATTGTTCAGGTTGCAATCTCAGTCAGTTGTGTACGCCCCCAAGTCACTTGCAAATTAGTCCATGTAAGTTAAGCAACACGCGCTGATACATTAACAGACAAAGGAAGTGCAGGCAAGCAAGCAAGCGTGTCAGTTGCAAAGATGATGGCCTGCTCCTAGCTACTTGCTGCCAACTAAGGACTGAATCAAGCATCTACTATGTGCTTACCACGTACAAGATGCTCCAGATCCCGGACCGGCGGGAGCGCCAGAGGCGGATGGAGGAGTCGACGACCTCGATGGACACCAGCGCGCCGGTGATGGCGCCGATTCCAGTGCCACGGAAGAGGCCGCTCTCCGTGGCGAGGCCGATCAGCCCGCCGGTGACGGCTCCCAGGAACAGCCCGGCTGcacaagaacacacacacacagatgaGGGGGGGAGCGACGGCGCGGTGGTCGTCGTGGGGCGAGTCGGCGTGGACGGCGCGGTGGCCAGGGAGAACGCCGAGAGGCaaggcgggggcggtggcgggggcgggggcgaggGCTGGAGCTGGGCGGGCAGAGAGACGGCGGCCAGCCAGCAAGGTGGAGGTCAGCCGCGGCGCCGTGTGGGGTGGGGAAAGGGGACAAGGTGAGGGAGCCCGATCCTCTAACATGCTACAGTGTTCTTCTTGTGTAAAAAAGTGAAATGAGCCAAGTCAAGGGAGCTTATGAATTGAAATTGACTTTTTTTGAAAAaggtgaaatgagttttttttaattaaattaaaatgaGTCTTCTAAAATTGAAATTGATATTTTAAAAATTGAAATTGGTCTTTTCAAAGTTGAAATGAGCATTGTTCATGGGCTAAGAGTGGAGGAAAGTCAGGTTACTGTAGCTTACCCGACTTTCCTCCGAATGTTAGAGAATCGAGGGGACTCATCGGCGCTCGCTGATCTCGACAGGGGAGCGCTAGATCGAAGGGCAAGGGATGGATCGGCCCTCCTCCCGCATTGGCTCGAAGAAGGCTGGCTCGTCCAGCTCGGTGATAGTGAAGATGGCGGAGGCGATGGAGAAGTTGGACGTTACAGAGGAGGAGGCAACTCCTTTATTGATGGACGATGTACGGATCGGAGCAAAACATAATTGGCTGGTGGAAGGGAAGATTTTGTACCGTAATTTGTCCCGTATATAGACGATCTCCGTGCCCTCTGCCCGTCTTGGGCCATTGGAGGCGGACAGAGATTGCTTCCGGTTTCTTGGCTAGAATTTCTTGGGACGGGGTGAGTTGCCTCGGATTTCTTGCGACGGTGGGAGGGGGATTGCGTTTGTTGGTTGGGGCCGTTGCGTTTGTTGGTTGGGGCGGGAGGGGGGGTATTTGAAGGGAGGAACAGGGGAGACGCCACAACAGGGGAGGCTCAGCAAGCCCTCTTTCCTTCAGAGGCGGCTGCGGTAGCGGTTGCGGTTGCCGCTGCGGGAAATTCGATCTCTATCGGTCTCTGTCTCAAGTTAACTGAAGAAGAAAGTTCAGACGAGGAGCAGAGGAATTGGGTGTCCCAACTAAACTGAACTGAAGTAGAAAAAAAAACCTGGTTCAGAGTTCAGAACTCAGAAGCTAAGGCACAAGTCTGATTCAGAGCTCAAATGAGTTGGATGAATATCTGTACAGAGAAGAGAAGATGCTATGGCGCCAACGCGCTCGAGTCACTACTATCAGAGAGGGGGAACAAATCACCATATGTATTTTCAACGAAAAGCCGCATGTCGACAGAGGAAAAATAAGATCAGGGAAACGAAAAGATGCAGAGGGGAACTTGGTTCAGGAAAAGAAGCAGATTGAGGAAATGGCAACAGATTTTTTTTTTCAAGAAATTATGCGAAACTGATGATACTGTTGAACCTGATGTTGCGGCTGCCGTTGCGGGACGGGGGAAGCAAACAACTCTGTCTCAAGCTAACTGAAGAATTGATTTCAGATGAGGGACAGAGGAATTGGGTGTCTCAACTTAACTGAAGAAGAGATTTAAGAAGAGGGACAGATGAATTGGGTGTCTCAACTTAACTGAAGAAGAGATTTCAGATGAGGGACAGAGGAATTGGGTGTCTCAACTTAACTGAACTGAAGAATCAGGGTAAATGTTAACAATCCAGCTATGATTCAAAGGTTGCAAGCCATTGATGGAGGAATTGGAAGCTAACTAATGGAATTCATGGAGGGGATAGGGGAGGAAGACGAGCAGTACAGGAACGGGAAAGCGGAGAAGACGACACCACGCCAAGCTGAGGCCGAAGCCCTTCCGTTTGTCCCCGTCTTCAGATGCCTTTCTGTTCTATTTGTACTCATCTCATGTAGTAGTTTGCTGGCAGGCCCGGGCCCAAGAGGCGCCCTTCTGTACGGCCCAGCTACAGAGAGTGAGGCCACTGACATTCCCTCTTCCTTAAATTTCGGCTTGCACTCAAGCCGACTCAATGTGGAAACCAAAGGGATCCCATGGTACTTGGTGCTTCATGACTTCGCCAAGGTGGCGGTGGCCGGTGGGTGCCGTAGTTGAGGCGGAACTTGGCGAGGTTGAGGTAGCAAACGACGCCGACTTGCTCAAGGAAGTAGTCGTCGCTGATGTTCACTTGGTCACAGAAAGCATTGAGGTAATAGTGTTGGTTGACAGAGACGTTGTCAGAGCATGGTTGAGGCAGTGGCCGTGATAGTAGGTTGGAGCTACAACATTCCTCCTTCCTATTATATACTTCAGCTTGAGTGAAAAGTCCGAAGAAATAGAGAAGGGCCCAGATGCCTGGATCCCCTGACAACTTGCCTTGACAAAACTCCACACTGCAGGATCTCCATATGGCAACATAAGCAAGGAACTGAAATGCCTGTGGAACAACGAGGAACACCCAGAAGCACTTGACGGTCCATACGCCATCGGTAACAACAACATATGCAACAGGAATCCATACACTGTCACCTGGAACCCAAGTCAGCATATCTCAGCAGGAGAGCACTCGGCCATGGATTGCAGATATGTATTGTCAGGAACAGAGCACGCATAGCAGTAGTCAGCTTGGATACTGATAATGATATTGAAACCAGATATCTTCCATGAGCTCACTTCTGTGGAACAAAATTCAGTGGTCTGTAGCATAACCGAACATGCAGTAATAGGTCTGTCGTCAGTTATCCCCCAAATCATCAGCCACATGTAATGTTGACCAGGAACATGCCGCGACGATGGAGACCAGGCTTTCAACTCAACTGAAGTCCATGAACAACTGAGAGGTATTTGGTACCAGCATTTGTTTGCTGTCCAGGATCCCACGGCAATGCCAAGAAAGCAGCCAACAAAGACCTGTGACCAATAATGTCAAGTAAACAATAGGTGTGGATCACCTCGTACTCAGAGATGAGGCTACACACTGAAGCAATGGTGATGCAGTAGCGTTGGTAATCAGGCATGTTGGCATGTATGTGCATGTCATGAAGAATAAAATGTGTTGGTGTTGCTTCGAACAATCCTTGCCTCTTGGCAACATCCGGGCATGCTAAGTCAAACAGCCATGCAATTTCCACTTGGTGTTTTTCAGTATACTGGATCATCCTGAAGAAAAAACATGAAGAATAAGCTCATAAATTCCCAGCAATTGCGAAATAAATTCTGGGAAGCACAAGAAGATATACTTGGAATTGGGGTACTGGCTTAATAAAATTGGAGTAGTGGCTTGTTGAAATCCAGCCCGACTAATCCTAAGTGGAAAttcatctgctgctgctgctgctgctgcgtggTGGGTGGCGCTCCCCTGCTTCCCGGCTTCTCGCTGGAGGTGAATCGATCCTGCAAATAATTGGTACTCGAGGATCAACGGGGGGAGACAGGGAAGCAAATCTTCAGTGCCGAGGGGGAAGAGCAGCAAACCGGGTGACCATCTTGGTGGCTGGAGGCGCAGCTCCCGGTGGCGCGCCACCACGCCGGCATTCAAGATGAGGGGGGAGCGACGGCGCGGTGGTCGTCGTGGGGCGAGTCGGCGTGGACGGCGCGGTGGCCAGGGAGAGCGCGGAGAGGcaaggcgggggcgggggcgggggctggAGCTGGGCGCGCAGAGAGACGGCGGCCAGCCAGCAAGGTGGAGGTCAGCCGCGGCGCCGTGTGGGTGGGGAAAGGGGACAAAGGTGAGGGAGCCCGATCCTCTAACATGCTACAATGTTCTTCTTGTGTAAAAAAGTGAAGGGAAGTCAGGGAGCTTATGAATTGAAATTGAGTTATTTTGAAAAAGGTgaaattaattttttttaaatgaattAAAATGAGTCTTCTCAaattgaaattggtattttagaaatTGAAATTGGTCTTTTCAAAGTTGAAATGAGCATTGTTCATGGGCTACGAGTGGAGGAAAGTCAGGTTACTGTAGCTTACCCAACTTTCCTTCGAATGATAGTGAAGATGGCGGAGGCGATGGAGAAGTTGGACGTTACAGAG
The sequence above is drawn from the Triticum aestivum cultivar Chinese Spring chromosome 7A, IWGSC CS RefSeq v2.1, whole genome shotgun sequence genome and encodes:
- the LOC123153931 gene encoding NEP1-interacting protein 1, with the translated sequence PPPCWLAAVSLPAQLQPSPPPPPPPPPCLSAFSLATAPSTPTRPTTTTAPSLPPSSVCVCSCAAGLFLGAVTGGLIGLATESGLFRGTGIGAITGALVSIEVVDSSIRLWRSRRSGIWSILYVLNVIYSLLTGRLVREKVDPAVHRVVWSQMNAVDSSQFREAPDLFDIEGTNGMPSACIDKLPEIRITEEYNQNAVGHVSRCSVCLQLNVIYSLLTGRLVHEKVDPAVQRVVWSQQKRICSMLFLKKLIVQLKPIYGLTGD
- the LOC123153933 gene encoding uncharacterized protein codes for the protein MTHVRGSGSLTFVPFPHPHGAAADLHLAGWPPSLCAPSSSPRPRPRLASPRSPWPPRRPRRLAPRRPPRRRSPLILNAGVVARHRELRLQPPRWSPGSIHLQREAGKQGSATHHAAAAAAADEFPLRISRAGFQQATTPILLSQYPNSKMIQYTEKHQVEIAWLFDLACPDVAKRQGLFEATPTHFILHDMHIHANMPDYQRYCITIASVCSLISEYEVIHTYCLLDIIGHRSLLAAFLALPWDPGQQTNAGTKYLSVVHGLQLS